The following are from one region of the Vitis riparia cultivar Riparia Gloire de Montpellier isolate 1030 chromosome 14, EGFV_Vit.rip_1.0, whole genome shotgun sequence genome:
- the LOC117930261 gene encoding GRF1-interacting factor 1-like — protein sequence MYLAAIADSQPQPPTMHAQFPPSGIVQPGAHYMQHQQAQQMTPQSLLAARSSMLYTQQPFSALQQQQAIHSQLGMGSGGSAGLHMLQSEGSNPGGNGTLGTGGFPDFSRGTSGEGLQAAGRGMAGGSKQDMGNAEGRGGNSGGQGGDGGETLYLKAAEDGN from the exons ATGTACCTGGCTGCAATTGCTGATTCTCAACCCCAACCACCCACCATGCATGCTCAG TTCCCTCCTAGTGGCATTGTTCAGCCAGGAGCTCACTACATGCAGCACCAACAAGCTCAACAAATGACACCACAGTCGCTCCTGGCTGCACGCTCCTCCATGCTGTACACCCAACAACCATTTTCGGCCCTGCAACAACAACAAGCCATCCATAGCCAGCTTGGCATGGGCTCTGGTGGAAGTGCAGGACTTCACATGCTGCAAAGCGAGGGGAGTAATCCAGGAGGCAATGGAACACTGGGGACTGGTGGGTTTCCTGATTTCAGCCGTGGAACTTCTGGAGAAGGCCTGCAGGCTGCAGGCAGGGGAATGGCTGGTGGGAGCAAGCAAGATATGGGAAATGCGGAAGGGCGAGGAGGAAACTCAGGAGGTCAGGGTGGGGATGGAGGTGAGACTCTTTACTTGAAAGCTGCTGAAGATGGGAATTGA